Part of the Desulfovibrio litoralis DSM 11393 genome is shown below.
TTTATTTTCAACCAAAACTTTTAACATATTATTAACAGCAGATTTTCTATAACCCAATTTTTTTTCAATATCTTCTCTAGCAAAAACCCCTCTTGAACTTGCATAATTTATAATTTCTCCCAAATTATCTGTATTATCAAAAGGTTCAAATTCAGGTTGCTCAGTGCTGTATATATTATTTGTATCTGCATCATGTATCAACCAATTTGGGTTAGCATCTGGGCAGGTATTAAGATTGTTTAAAGTAAGATTGTATGGCTTATTTTCCAATTGAGGATAAGCTTTACATTTTGTAAATTTCAACTGGATATTCAATCCACCATTATTTGCTGCGTTTTCATTCACCGCAGAAGTGTTAGTATTTTTGTCAAAATTATGTTTTTGAATTGTCACCACGTTCTGGCATTGAGCTTCTATATCACGTGAACCAGCAGCCTCATCATCTTTATTACTATGATGTACAAGTAAAACGGCACAACCATGTTCTTTCTCTATTTGTTTTACAAAACTAAAAACATCTTTCCAGGCTGAACCTCCTTTTTGCCTAAAGCCAGGGCAAAAACTAATCAAATTATCAAAAATAATTAATTTAGGCTCATGTTTTGATATACATTTCTTTACATGTAGTTGGGTTTCCTCCTTGCACAAATCTAAAATACAATTTAAATTTGTTTCCCTAAAAAGCTCAAACTTAAAATATTCTTCAAGATCAGCGCTCGAACATTTTAAAGCCTTGTTGGCTCGCTGAACAATTGAGGCAAACACATCTTGAGAATCTTCTGCTGCTAAGTATAATACTTTTGTCTTTTCTAGCCTTTTAAAACTTAGGAAATCTATTCCGCAGCTTCTTGCCATAGCAAGACTGACAGCTAAATAGCTTTTGCCAGAATTTTGATTAGCAACTATTAGGCCAAGTGAATTAGCTCCTGAAAAGCAATCAGTATACACCTCTTGCGATGGGTTTATTTCACGATGAAGAATTTCAGCAACACTAGGAGAGCTTGATGACATTGGCTCTGGCTTAGTTTCATGCAAACCAACTTTAAAGCAAAAGCGTTGATATTGTGCAGAGCTCAAACTTGATTCTACAATTTCACCAAGAACTCCAGATTCTCTGCCAAATAGGTTAACAGACTTTTCACCTAAAAATCTCTCGAACGGGTCTGCTAAGCTGCCAAAATCATCAGGTTTAGCAGCATAACCATCCCACACTAACGCATTATGATATATTTTAAATGAGTTTATATAGACCTTTGTACATTTTTTTTCATACTTATCTACATTTAAGTAGCTGTCTCTATTTATAGCAGGTATGTATATGACATTCATGCCCAATAAATTACTAAAGTCGACATTTTCTAAAAATTTCCCAGAAGCGTATGGAGCAACAGCAACAAAATCTTTTTTGGTATACCTGTTAGAATCACTGACCATATTGTTTAAATATTCTGCCAAGAGCAAGTCTTCGCATAAAAATACTATTTTTGGTCTATATTCCAACAAATTACGACCCAAAAGTGGCCACGTATAACCATTTTGTTGTGAACAGGTGTTAGGAACGCCTGGAGATAAAAAATATTCTACAGAACGTTCTGGTTGATAATTAAAAGCAACTGTGTTTTTTCTTTTAGTTATCATGGGCAACAAAATTGGCTTGTTATCAATGTTTTTATATTTAACATAACCACAATAGCCACGTTCTATTTCTGTGGTTCCATACGCAATTGATTGATCAATAAAACGAATTATACTCTTTGATAATAAGTTTTGCTCCCCTGCAGTGATGGAATCAGGCAGATTGAACAAGTGGTCATTTGTATGCCAAGAGTTCCAGTTTACTAAATCATAATTTAAACGCTCACAGCTTTTCTTATCAATATATTGGGGAGATAACCCCCAAAAATGTAGAAGACTATTAAGGCTATATTGTTCAACCAATTCATTAATAGCATTATCAATTGAATAGTTTTTTACTTTAGCATACAATTCAATGTAACTTTTATAGCCTAGTTGTTGGGGGTGACTGAAAAAAAAATTTTGTTCTATGTTCATATTACAATTTTTTGGAAACCATGGTAATTTTTCTGGGCCACGTTTGGTGCATTCAGACTCAACTAATGCCTTGAACATGTATTTTGCTTCAAGCATATCTGGATAATAGGGGAAAGATGTATGTCTTTTACCAAAGATCGCTACAAACTCTGATGTAAAATTGCTACTCATTTTAACCCTCCTGGCCATATGGAACAACTCGATGTTGTTCCATATATGCATGCAAATCTTCTAGTGAATAACGGACGGCTCTGCCTATTTTAGAATAAGTCAGCCCAGTAGAATGAAATCTATCCTTCTGCAGCTTTGAAAGGCTGAATCCGGTTATACTTGCGACTTGTTTTTCTGTTAGCCAGGTAGTTTTTGTTAAATTAACTGCACTATTATGATTAAAATTTATTTTTTTCATTTTGTACCTTTTTTCATAAGCTATATAGAAATATATATTTATGCCTCTCTTTAAAGAAACCTGCAGCGCAAACTTTCTTTAAAATTTATTTGTGATTAACGTTCATTGCCTACTACAATTAATAATTTACCTAATAAGACCCCTTTGGTTAAATCTTTAAGTTGCCAGTCACCTATTTATTTCTTTTGCTAACCACCTCCTATTGAACTGAGATTATGATATTGGTTTTCATGTAAGCTTTAATGTTTATTTATAACCTCCTAGCTAAATACAGCATTTACCTAAACTACACACATAATTAGTATACTAATGGACATCTCCTCGTTTTTAAAAATTCAGAGTCTCAGTAATACAAATAAAAATAAAAATTGGCACTGACGGTAAGATTTTTTCTTTACCGTCAGTGCCTAAACTGTTGTGTGATGCGGTTTTATCTGAATATAGAAACACATACAATCTTAGCTAAAATTAACTACGCAGATAATAAATATATGATTGTATCTGAAAATAACTATAAAAAAGAAACGCTCAAATAAAAAAATTGAAAAGTATTCATCTGTTTACAAAAATCATTTATATAACTTGAGCAGGATATATAAATTATATTAGCATGTTTAGTTACAGATAAATAAAACAGTCAAATATAAATTGCTAATAATAAACGGCGTTAGGATATTGCTGATATACAATCCAAATCTTACAAAAAACTTTCACAAAACTTTATGCATATTCTTACATTGTGTTTCATTTATTTTTACCCAAAAGGTTGGAAATAGGGTTGGAAATTTTTTTATAAGAAAAAAGCACTTACGCCTTTTATAGCATAAGTCTTTGAATTTTAATTGGTGTGCTCGCCGCGAATCGAACGCGGGGCCTACAGCTTAGGAGGCTGTGTTTTTATCGTTTTATCCTGCTTTATAGAATGTGATATATCTTTATTTTCCCTTTAAATACAATGGTTTTTCTTGTTTGACCTTTGTTCTGTTTTTATGTACTTTGACCTTCGGTGTTGGGAAGCGTGTTGGGAAGAAAAGAGCCTCAGGCCGAAAGCCTAGAAGCTGTATCTCATAGTCTAAGCCAAGGCAGGATAATATGAAACGAGAAAAAACCAAATATCCGGGTGTATATTTTCGACTTCAGAAAAAAATTGGGTCTGAAGTTTTGGAGAGATCCTATTACATCATGTATCGCATCGGCGGGCGAGGTTCTAAATTAATAGAAGAGCCAGTAGGAAAAGAAAGCGAAGATATGACTCCCGCACGAGCTAATTTTATTAGAAGCGATCGAATGAGGGGCAAAGAACTTTCTAATGTGGAACAACGTAAAGCACAAGAAGAAGCGATACTTGCGGAATCTTCTCGTCCTATTATCAGTCGCCTTTGGACTTTATATAATGAGGATAAACCAGACAGAAAGGTAAAGAAAACAGATACCTATTTTTATCAAAAACACTTAGAAAAATATTTTGGAGATAAAGAGCCTTCAGAAATAGTAACTCTAGATATTGACAGAATGCGACTACGCCTTTTGAAAACACTTAGTCCTCAAACTGTAAAACATATACTTTCTTTATTGCGTCGTTTGATTCGCTTTGGAGTTATAAAAGGGTTATGTAATCAGCCAGAACCGTCTCGTCAGCATTTTACTTTTCCCATTGTGGATAATCAAAAAACAGAAACATTGACACAACAGCAGTTTGAATCTTTTATGACAGCCTTGAACGAAGAAGAAGATCAAAATCTGGCCGCTTTTATGCGTTTGGCTTTGGTTACTGGTATGCGAAAGGGGGCTCTTATGGCTCTACAGTGGACGGATATTGATTTTGAACAGGGTTTTATTACGTTACGTGGGACAGTCGCAAAAAATGGAAAAACAGAACGGATTCCTATTTCTGAGCCTACCCGTATAATCTTAGAGAACATAGATGTACGCAATAGTTTATTTGTTTTCCCTGGAAAAAACGGCGGACAGCGAAAAGACTTTAAGCGTGTAGCCAAAAGAATAAAAGAAAAAGCTGGTTTACCAAAAGATTTTCGTCCATTGCATGGACTACGGCATACCTATGCTTCATGGTTAGCGTCTTCTGGTAAGGTTGACCTGTATACCTTACAGAAACTGTTGACGCATTCATCACCGCAAATGACCCAACGTTATGCTCATCTAGCTGATGAAGCCTTACAAAGAGCAGCGACTGTTGCAGGAGAGCTATTTAGCGAAAAACAGAAGCGTAAGCCAATATAAAAATTAAAAATTAAAAAGATTGAGCAAAATTATACGTTTTGCCACTTGCATTTTTTATCGAGTATTTTTTTAACTAAGACGTGTTGTAATCATAGATGTTTGAGTCTAAAATACAAAACAAAATAGACTTTTGTGTTGTTTGGTATTATATTTTTTTTAAATTATAAAAGTGAGGTAAAAATTATGTCAAATTTAACAAGAGAAGAGCGTTTTGAAATTATTGAAAAGTCAATGGCAGCTTCCAAAGCTGGTAATGATGATGAAGCTATGCGTATTGCTAAGCAATTACCGATAGCACCTTGGTTAGCGAAAGCAGGCAAAGAGGTCTGGGGTAAAGATTTTCTATTAGAGAATGGTTATAATTTATCAGAAGCGGAGGCTGAATATGGCAAAGACTGGCTTAGCCAATAAAATATTTATCAACTTAGAGTTTAACTTTGAAACATATCAATTAAAAGAAACTTCTAAAGAAGCTCAAAAACATAATGAAGGTCTACAAGATACTTTCAGTTTATTAAAAGAAGTAAAGGCAGCTAAAGAGATATATCTTGCCCTTGGTGTTGAGCAGTTGCTTTTAAATCAGGAACTCGCACGTTATGCCAATTCTCCAGAGGAAGCCAACAGTATCAAAAAAGCCATAGAACAGCTTCAAGATGCGAGAAAATCTCTTACAGTGGTTAATGACTCACAAGCATATCAAAAAGCCACAGAAACATACCCAAGCAAAAATAAAGAAGCTGGATTGCCAATAGACTCATTTCGTGCATTTCTTAAAAGCCATAGCACTCGCTTAACTAACCGTATGGCAAGCCCTTTATCCGTTACAGAGAAAAATATCCTACGCCAAAGAAAAGAAAATTTAGCCATGATCAAAGAAGTTTACATTGAAATGCAACGTGAAGCCTTGGGACTGCCAAAAGCACCTGAAAAAAGTAGGGGCTTGAGCTTGTAATAACGGTAATGTTTTACCTCCCTAGCCCTTGTTTTTTCTCAACAACCGTTTTTATACGTTCTTTCTTTTGAAAATCAGAGCTTATTTTATTGCCATCTAAGATAATGTTTTTGCCAAACTTAGCGGTTGCCAAGGCTTCCGCTACTTGTTTGGCTTTTTTATTATCCAAGTTAAACAAAATTGTTAAACAGTTTGCATCACTAAATCCCATGAGGTCGTGTTGCAGAGTGAAGACGATTTAGACCAACTTATAGCGTTTATTATTACAGCATAACATACCGTAATAATAGATTTACTTATGAACGCTTGCTAAAAATTACATTTAATATATTAATTATCTATAGTCATCTTTAATCATAATATTATTATGCAATTAACTTTCTTTGTTTCGCCATAATTGATACAGGGGTATTTTATGCAAAAAGCATTTTCTTTTTCTGGTTTGGGTTTATTTTCTCGTATTTTGGTATTTCTGTTCATAATTTCTTTTACTGTTCCCTTGCCTTTAGCAGGTAATGCGAATGACAAAAAAGCGGAGCAAGAAGCAAACATAGCCCGTGTTCTGGCACGTTTAAACAGCCCAGAGCGTCAAGCCGCTATCGCTAAGATAAAGGAAAAGGATGCGGAACAGAGAAAATAAAAGACGCTAGCCTCATTCAAAACGCTTCACAAAGCGATAATGAAAAAGCTTCTGTCGCTTCAAAAGGCGAAAAAACCAAAACATTAGTAGCTTCTGATAACGCAGTAACGCCTTCTGATAGTCCTAAAAAAGTGAGTGCAGTGTTATTTAACGCCGCCACTAATGCTATGGGCTTGCCGGGTTTAGATGCGCGTAATGACGCTTATGACCCCAACGCCGATCAGGGTTTAGGTTTTCACGCCGACGGTACAGTTAGAAAGGCTGGCGGTGAAAACTCTTATGATTATAGCGGAAAACGTGCGGCGGCCTACATGAATAATGGTGTTAATACTGGTAGTTATAACGGAGTTGGCACAAACCTTGAGCTTGATCCAATCGCCAAATTTAACAATCATTATTTTAATTCCGCTAA
Proteins encoded:
- a CDS encoding AAA family ATPase gives rise to the protein MSSNFTSEFVAIFGKRHTSFPYYPDMLEAKYMFKALVESECTKRGPEKLPWFPKNCNMNIEQNFFFSHPQQLGYKSYIELYAKVKNYSIDNAINELVEQYSLNSLLHFWGLSPQYIDKKSCERLNYDLVNWNSWHTNDHLFNLPDSITAGEQNLLSKSIIRFIDQSIAYGTTEIERGYCGYVKYKNIDNKPILLPMITKRKNTVAFNYQPERSVEYFLSPGVPNTCSQQNGYTWPLLGRNLLEYRPKIVFLCEDLLLAEYLNNMVSDSNRYTKKDFVAVAPYASGKFLENVDFSNLLGMNVIYIPAINRDSYLNVDKYEKKCTKVYINSFKIYHNALVWDGYAAKPDDFGSLADPFERFLGEKSVNLFGRESGVLGEIVESSLSSAQYQRFCFKVGLHETKPEPMSSSSPSVAEILHREINPSQEVYTDCFSGANSLGLIVANQNSGKSYLAVSLAMARSCGIDFLSFKRLEKTKVLYLAAEDSQDVFASIVQRANKALKCSSADLEEYFKFELFRETNLNCILDLCKEETQLHVKKCISKHEPKLIIFDNLISFCPGFRQKGGSAWKDVFSFVKQIEKEHGCAVLLVHHSNKDDEAAGSRDIEAQCQNVVTIQKHNFDKNTNTSAVNENAANNGGLNIQLKFTKCKAYPQLENKPYNLTLNNLNTCPDANPNWLIHDADTNNIYSTEQPEFEPFDNTDNLGEIINYASSRGVFAREDIEKKLGYRKSAVNNMLKVLVENKKINKIGEGKSTRYSLRV
- a CDS encoding tyrosine-type recombinase/integrase is translated as MKREKTKYPGVYFRLQKKIGSEVLERSYYIMYRIGGRGSKLIEEPVGKESEDMTPARANFIRSDRMRGKELSNVEQRKAQEEAILAESSRPIISRLWTLYNEDKPDRKVKKTDTYFYQKHLEKYFGDKEPSEIVTLDIDRMRLRLLKTLSPQTVKHILSLLRRLIRFGVIKGLCNQPEPSRQHFTFPIVDNQKTETLTQQQFESFMTALNEEEDQNLAAFMRLALVTGMRKGALMALQWTDIDFEQGFITLRGTVAKNGKTERIPISEPTRIILENIDVRNSLFVFPGKNGGQRKDFKRVAKRIKEKAGLPKDFRPLHGLRHTYASWLASSGKVDLYTLQKLLTHSSPQMTQRYAHLADEALQRAATVAGELFSEKQKRKPI
- a CDS encoding helix-turn-helix domain-containing protein, with translation MKKINFNHNSAVNLTKTTWLTEKQVASITGFSLSKLQKDRFHSTGLTYSKIGRAVRYSLEDLHAYMEQHRVVPYGQEG